The genomic DNA TGATTGCCTATATTTGGGCGATAGCTAAACAAGTGGTTTTAGTTGATGTTAACCCCAAACTGCGTTTAGCCAGAGTACCCGCATAATGACAAGAATAGAGTTAGTGCATGAGATTAAGCATCGGCTGTGGCACAACCACCGACGGCGTTAGGATGGCAGCTATCGAAAGATAAGTGACCCACGAGCATAGACTGAAGACAGGTGTCACGACGGAATAAGTAAGGTTAGCACTGCCCGTAATTTGGGTAATCTACGGATATCAGCATGAGAACCGACGAACTTACTTGCTTCAACCTTATGCATTAACTCGCCCTTTAGGCAAAGAGCAATGGTTCAACACGAGCTAGGGATTTAGGCGGCCAACTTGACAGGGGGAGTCATACCAGCGCACGAGTGTAGGGCACAAGCTCTATTCGTTAATAATCTTATTGATTGAATTGTTATTTTTGGTTACCGTATCTATAAGCCACTAACGTAACAGGGATGAGAAACTAACGGTGAGTGAACAAGCAGAAATTTTTTTGAGCACCCAAAGTCGTCGAATAAAATCTAGTGATTTTGCAAACGAAGCAGAGTTTCACGCATTTTTAAGTGACAATTCTTTGCAAGCAAACAGCTTTTTACATGCAGGAACACCATATATTGTTCGCTCGAACGGGGGGAGTAAAGCTAATGATTTAATGCAGCAATGCCGACAGCTGCAAAGTATCCCCTCATGCCACCGTCGTTCCTTGGCCAATGTCAATGCTCATCTAGGTAGCGACATGACACTAGGCTTAGCTGAGCTATTTGAACAACAAATTGCTCCTGCTGCCAGTCAACTCAATCAATGGGTGGCTGAAGAGAAGGTGAATCTATCTAGCGCTGCTGCTGGGATACTTCAAAGTCGTAGTGCGCAGTTTGGGGATAAAGTAAGTGCTTATGAAAAATCGTTAATGGAAGTGCGCAGAGGTTATAAAGCCAAGCTACCAAGATTACAAATGATGAAGCTGGAATCTGATTCTCGCGCGGCTTGGAAAAGTTTAAATGATTTATTCAAGGCTGAATTGGTTAAAGCTACAGCGAAAGTAAAAGCAAGAAAGGGTACTGTGTTTAATAATCCTCAAAGAGCCATAAACAAGGCAAAAGGTAATAAAACTGACGCGTCTATTAAGCTCAGTAGTGCAAAAGAACTGAAAAATCTTAAGTATATGGCCAAGGGTTTAAAGTTAGGTGGAAATATTCTTCTGGCTGTTGATGTGGCTGATAGAGGGCAAAAGGTTAAAGCTGATTTTGACCAAGGTAAGGATTGGGGGAAAACGGCTGTTGTACAGTCCTCGGGACTGGCTTTTTCTGTATTAGCTGGTGCAGCTGTGGCAAAAGGAACTATTACTGCGGTAAGTACAGCCGCCGTAGCCATTGGGTTAACTATGACTCCTGTTGGGTGAGGCATCGTTATATGTATTGGTATTGGGGCGGCATATGTAGCGGCGACAAAAGTTGATGAGTTGGCTCAAGACGTGACAAAAAACCTGTATGAACGCAATGGTATATTTAGCCGTATTCCAAGGACTTTATGATGGAGCATGCCCCTTTAACCTATGCAGATTGGATACAGTTTTTTTTTCTGATACTTGGAGTATCAGCAATGATAGCTTGGCTATTAAGTGCAAAGTTCACCATGCGACGAATAGAACCTGAATTAAAAAAGCAGGGCTTCAGTTGTGGAAGCTGGGATGGACCGGGTTTTCGGGTATTAAGTTATGCAACGATTATTTTGTTTCAAACAAAGTTGCTTAATGACAGTAACTATCCCTTCGTTCCAGTAGATGCCACCCGTAAGCTAGCGACGAAAAAAGATTGGTACATATCACTATGGCTTTGGTGCTCATTAGTAGGAATGGTAATCCTAGCATTCCTTTATTGAAACTTGTTGTTATGACTAAAAGGTTAATTTTGCGAGTGCAGGAGTTGGGTTACTAGAGAGCCGTGGCGGGGCTTTAGAAAACAGCTTAATGGCGGTGAGAGCTGGGCACCAAGCCAAACTACCTAAAATGCAGATGATGAAATTAGAATCTAATGCGCGTGCTGCATGGAAATCACTTAATCAATTGTTTAGTACTGAACTATCTAAGCGACTGCGGTGGTTAAGGCTCGCAAAGGAACGGTGCTAAATAATGCTAGCCGTGCGATTAATAAAGCCAAAGGTGCTCGCACGGATGCGCCAATTAGAGTGACAAATGTTAAAGAGTTACGAAGCCTTAAACGGATGTCATTAGGGCTAAAAGGCGGTGGGAATATTCTTCTCGGTTACGACATTTATACTCGCGGTAAAATGATCTAGGCTGATTTTGAACAGGGGAAAGACTGGCAGAAAACAGCGGTAGTGCAAACCGCGGGTTTATCGATGGGATTTTTAGCAGGAGCTGCCGCTGCTAAAGCTGTGACTGCTGCCGCTATCTCCCTCGGCCTAACTACTACGCCAGTGGGGTGGGTTATAGCTATAGGTATTGGTGCGACATATTTGGCGGCCTCGACAATGGACTCGTTTGGTCAAAAAGTGGCTGAAAGTATTTATGACAGAGATACATCACTCTTTAATAGGATCCCTGCTTCACTATGATGTATGTACTTGGTGTTTCGTCGTTTGTTGGTTGTGCTTTGTCTATGTTTTCAGCAATGATAGCGTGGTTATGCTTTGCGCGAATAAGTATGCCTAGAATAGAAAAGAGTTTAAAAGAGCAAGGCATTGAAAGAGTTGATTGGGATGGGCCGGGTTTTCGTGTTCTTAGCTACACCATAATTATTTTGTTTAAAACAAAGCGACTTAATGATGAAAATTATCAATTTGTTCCGGTTACTGCCTCTCGACAGTTAGCGACCCAAACTGATTGGTGGCTTTCTCTTTGGCTATGGGGATCGTTTGGTGTAGCGATGGTCTGTATGATTATTCTGTCGGTATTCTTTCCAGAGCTACTACAAGACTAGTTAGTGAGCCGTTGAGTTAACAATAACCGTTGTTGCAGCAGGTGATGATTTTGAGTGAATTTTAGCCAAAGACGTTTATTCGCGAAATGGAACCTTTAACCCTATGCCAAGGGCGTTGTAATGGAACATCCTCCTTTAAGTTATGACGATTGGCTCAAATTCTTTTTCCTGATTGCTTTCGTGTCGGCAATGGTTGCTTGGCTATTCAGTGCAAAGTTCACCATGAGAAGAATTGAGCCTGAACTAAAAAAACAGGGTTTCAATTGTGGAAGCTGGGATGGACCTGGTTTTAGGGTGTTGAGCTATGCAACGATTATTTTGTTTCAAACCAAGTTGCTTAATGACAGTAACTATCCTTTCGTTCCCGTGGATGCTACTCGTAAGCTAGCGACGAAAAAAGACTGGTACATATCGTTGTGGTTATGGTGTTCGCTATCGGGAATGTTGCTACTAGTATTTCTTTATTAAGGCGGTGGGAATATTCTTCTCGGTTACGACATTTATACTCGCGGTAAAATGATCTAGGCTGATTTTGAACAGGGGAAAGACTGGCAGAAAACAGCGGTAGTGCAAACCGCGGGTTTATCGATGGGATTTTTGGCAGGAGCTGCCGCTGCTAAAGCTGTGACTGCTGCCGCTATCACTCTCGGCCTAACTACTACGCCAGTGGGGTGGGTTATAGCTATAGGTATTGGTGCGACATATTTGGCTGTTCCTTATCTATTTCTTCGTTTCCTTATATTGGTAGTGTTAAGTTGGCCGGTTTTGTCACAATTGGTCACAGTCTTATTCTTTCTATCAAGTATGATAGCGGGCAGATTCATTTTCATCATAAGGCTAATACATTGGAACCTTCATGCGATAGCCATCCATCAAATAATTATTCAGCAGATAAAAAACACATCATGTTGATAGAAGATGATTTGGAACTTGCTCACCTGATGAAGGACTATTTCAATCGCCATCACTTCACTGTGTCTTTGATTCATAACGGCCTTGATGCCGTCCCTGCAATCTTGGAACAACAACCAGATTTAGTGATTCTTGATGTTATGCTACCTGGACAAAATGGGCTTGATGTTTGTAAGCAAGTACGCCTTCAATATCAAGGCATCATCTTAATACAGACAGCGCTTGATGACGATCTTGATCAAATCACAGGACTGGAATCGGGTGCAGATGACTATGTGGTGAAGCAGGTTAATCCACGTTTACTTTTATCTCGCATTCATTCTCTTTTCAGACGAGTAACGCGACAAACTCAGGAACTGGTAGATCAGAATTCCGAACATACACGTCAATGCGGTGCATTGACAATATCTTATTCAGATCGGACGGTTAAAATACATGATCAGCTTCTATCGCTCACAACTTCTGAATTTGAGCTTTTGGCACTATTGGCTGCTTCTCCAGGCAGGGTTGTAAGTAGGGAAGCGATCATGCAACAGCTCCGCGGTTATGAATATGATGGTCTTGATCGTTCTATTGATCGACGTATTTCTAGGTTGAGAAGAAAACTATCTGAAGACTCAGCCGGTCAAACGTTCATCAAGACGGTGCATGGTAAAGGTTACCAACTTTGTTTCTGAGGGAGCTGATTCATGTTTAGAGCGTTTCTTGGTCTGTGGCTACTAGTTTTCATTCCCTTGTGTTTTTTACTTTTCCCGTCACGTTACAGCCCCATTCAGTGGTTTAATCATCATATTGAGCAGGAGCGGTACATTCATCTCTATGGCGGGACGATGACCCTACTTGAAGAACAATTACTTATGCAGCCCAAGGTTGCATGGCCCAAAGAAATTGCTCAGACTTCACGTTATTTTGGCTATGAACTCTCGCTCCTGAAGCTATCAGAGCTATCGCTTTCTAAGTCACAGCGGACGGCTTTATTTGAAGGAGATATCTTGTTTATTAATGCTGAACCAGAGTACCTATTGAAGCTCTTGCCAAAAAGTGATTGGGTTATACGCCTTTATGTCGATATTACTCAGTCAGAAGATATCGATAGGTCGTCGTCTGGGACAATATATCTACTAAGGAAGGCTTTCGAGCAAACTCCCATACCACAATGGCAAGCCTTAGTTCAGCGGTTCTCCCCCCAATTTCAAATGCGGCTACAAAAAGAATCAGACATTGAGTTCACGACTTCAGAACAGGCTCAATGGGACAAAACGAACAGTTTTTGGCGGTTTGATGCTACACATCAGCTGATTTTTTATATTGCAACGCCTGAGAAGGGGACGACACTAGTTGTTTCATCACTACCTTATTCTTCGCGTACACCGATGGTGCTTTTAGCAATTATTTTGATGTTTGTTTTCTTGATATCTGCCGGAATGTTTTTTTGGAGTTACCCACTCTGGCGAGATCTGAAACGTTTGAGTAAGTCGACGATACTATTTGGTCAGGGAAATTTGTCTATACGAGCGCCAATTCCTAAGGTCACTGTCGTGGCAAATCTTAGCCAGCAGTTCAATCAAATGGCGCAACGTATTGAGCAAACTGTTCAGAGCCAACGCATACTGACTAATGCTATTGCCCATGATTTACGTCAACCCTTACATCGTATGAGATATGCTTTTGAGATACTCAATACGCCGTCACTCACAGAATCTGAACGAACTAGATACCAGCAAAGCATTGAACACAGTATTCAAGATTTGGATCATCTCATTGATCAAACACTTCAGCTTTCTCGCTATGATCATGACCGCGAGCAGATCCGGTTTTCTGAACAGGTTTTGTCGCACTTGCTGCAAAAGGAATGTGATCATGTTGCTCTCGCGAATCCGTCGCTGTTTGTGACATTTAATGTTGAGTCATTAGTACAGACACAAACAGCGTGGATTGATCCAACAGCCATTCGTCGCGCTGTCAATAATCTGTTGAGTAATGCGTGTCGTTACGCAGCAACTTCAATTGCCATTAATCTCAATCATGACACAGATAAGGAACAATGGGTTATTGATGTTCACGATGATGGACCAGGTATTCCACCGGAGTATCGTGAACAGATCTTCAATCCTTTCATTCAATTGAATAATGCTTCTAGAACGAAGGAAACAGGTCATGGCCTTGGTCTTGCGATTGTTCAACAGATTGCACGCTGGCATCATGGGCAGGTCGCGGTGAGAGACTCTCCTATGGGGGGCGCTTGCTTTACTTTACGCTGGCCGTGTCATCCTGAATCACTTCTTGTTTCTAACTAGCCACATTTTCAAAATACTCCGCAAAGTTTCGACCTTTGCTACCATCATGTACGTTTGTCTCAATTGGTCACAAATGGTCACGAAGGAGCAACAGACGCACCTAACAATTCACTTCTAGAATAGTCTCATTAAATATTTATCCATCAACAAATAGTGAATAATGTTATGAGAAACAAGAAAGTAAAAGCCATTAGAATTCTTTCAATGGTGATAACCAGTCTATTGGTTTCCGTGCATCAGCCTGTGTTTGCTCAATCAAATAATATTGGTATGTCTCTAGGTATTGGTTCAATGCATGTGGACGATGCAGCTAGTAATGACGAAACCAATACTTCTTGGACTGGAGCTATAGAGTATGAACGGCGTTTTTATCCATCTTTTGCCGTTAAAGTTAGTGGGCATATAGGGAATGCTTCAAGTGTTAAAACCAAAGAGATTGGTGAAGCAACAACTTCAGAACGAGATGTTGACTACAAAGCTATTTCCCTCAGCGCCGTAGGATATTATGTCCTATCCCAAAACCATGAATTTTATCTCTCAGCAGGAGTTAATGGCAATAATGTGAAAATGGATCCCAAATCAGGAACATCGACCGATAAAGATGGAGTTGGCTATACAGTGCAGGCTGGTTGGCAATATCATTTCAATAAAAGGACAGCATTGCAGGTTAGTATGCAGCGGTTGGGACTAGAGGATATTGATATCAATACAGCCAATATCGGTGTAACTGTGTCATTTTAAATCATCTCCCTAGTCTGACTTAAGCGTGTGCCTTTGGCCATAAATGTTACCTCTTATGGTTTAGTTACATTCTTACCATAAAAAGTGTCGGGTGCTCTAAGGCCTTGGCACTTGTCACTTTGAATGGCTGCTGGTTAGGGGCTCTAGCTCTTCAGCTTTACTTAGCGTTCTTTAAATAAGTCTACTGACTACATTTAAAAGTAGGTTTTGTTGCAACGTAACAACTTCAAGCAAAACTAAGTGTCTCAGGGTCTTATAAATTGATTGCGGTATACTCTAATGAGGCCTTGTTGATCAATTCAGTGCAACGAACGCAGTAACCTCAAGGCGTTTTCCTCTTTATTCAGCTAGCTGACGAGCAGGCATACCTAGCCTGCTCATTTTGTTCAACGCGCACACTCCGGCCATGATTTCGCCGACTTGGGCGTTGTAACAACGTAGACTCAACTTGTCGCTAAGCAGTTGTTTGAAACGATACATCGCCGTCTCCGATAGTGAACGAAGATGGTAAGCATTGTCCCGTTTCCAGTTTTCCAACTCACCTTGCTTCAAGGCTTTTACTGCAACGTTCCGTGGGTGACCCGCTTCCCACATACCTGCATTCTTGCGTGGAGGGATTAGTGCAACAGCCTTCTTACGTTGTACTTCTTGATAGCTCTGCCGTGTGTCATAGGCACCATCAGCGCTTACTGCTTTCACTTTGCGCCGCAGCGGTCTCAACAAGGTGGGTAACACTTCACTATCGTGAACCCAGTCCATCGAGACCTCAGCACTCACTATCTGATGGCTCTGGGCATCTACTGCCATATGCAGTTTTCGCCAGACTCGACGCTTTTCAGCGCCGTGTTTACGCACCTTCCACTCTCCTTCGCCAAACACCTTAAGACCTGTAGCATCGATAACGAGGTGAGCCGCTTGACCTTGGCTAGGTAGGCGATAGTTGACTTCAACAGTCTTTGCTCGCTTGCTTATACAACTGTAATCGGGAGATTTTAAGTCGACCTTGAGCAGGCGAAACAATGAGTTGATGAAGCTTTCAAGAGCACGCAGTGGTAACTTGAATACGCCTTTAATCATCAGCGCAGTTGCGATAGCGGTGTCACTGTAAGTTTGGCTGCGCCCTCGACGACCACTGCGCTCAGTGTTATTCCATAGTTCTATGGCTTTCTCATCCATCCAGAAGGTCAATGAGCCGCGTTGCTTCAGTGCACTGTTGTACAGCTTCCAGTTGGTGATGTTGCCTTTCGCTTTACCCATGTTTGGTGACCCGACAGATATAGATACAGATCAGATCCGCG from Agarivorans gilvus includes the following:
- a CDS encoding response regulator transcription factor, with protein sequence MAGFVTIGHSLILSIKYDSGQIHFHHKANTLEPSCDSHPSNNYSADKKHIMLIEDDLELAHLMKDYFNRHHFTVSLIHNGLDAVPAILEQQPDLVILDVMLPGQNGLDVCKQVRLQYQGIILIQTALDDDLDQITGLESGADDYVVKQVNPRLLLSRIHSLFRRVTRQTQELVDQNSEHTRQCGALTISYSDRTVKIHDQLLSLTTSEFELLALLAASPGRVVSREAIMQQLRGYEYDGLDRSIDRRISRLRRKLSEDSAGQTFIKTVHGKGYQLCF
- a CDS encoding porin family protein — translated: MRNKKVKAIRILSMVITSLLVSVHQPVFAQSNNIGMSLGIGSMHVDDAASNDETNTSWTGAIEYERRFYPSFAVKVSGHIGNASSVKTKEIGEATTSERDVDYKAISLSAVGYYVLSQNHEFYLSAGVNGNNVKMDPKSGTSTDKDGVGYTVQAGWQYHFNKRTALQVSMQRLGLEDIDINTANIGVTVSF
- a CDS encoding ATP-binding protein, which produces MFRAFLGLWLLVFIPLCFLLFPSRYSPIQWFNHHIEQERYIHLYGGTMTLLEEQLLMQPKVAWPKEIAQTSRYFGYELSLLKLSELSLSKSQRTALFEGDILFINAEPEYLLKLLPKSDWVIRLYVDITQSEDIDRSSSGTIYLLRKAFEQTPIPQWQALVQRFSPQFQMRLQKESDIEFTTSEQAQWDKTNSFWRFDATHQLIFYIATPEKGTTLVVSSLPYSSRTPMVLLAIILMFVFLISAGMFFWSYPLWRDLKRLSKSTILFGQGNLSIRAPIPKVTVVANLSQQFNQMAQRIEQTVQSQRILTNAIAHDLRQPLHRMRYAFEILNTPSLTESERTRYQQSIEHSIQDLDHLIDQTLQLSRYDHDREQIRFSEQVLSHLLQKECDHVALANPSLFVTFNVESLVQTQTAWIDPTAIRRAVNNLLSNACRYAATSIAINLNHDTDKEQWVIDVHDDGPGIPPEYREQIFNPFIQLNNASRTKETGHGLGLAIVQQIARWHHGQVAVRDSPMGGACFTLRWPCHPESLLVSN
- a CDS encoding IS5 family transposase, encoding MGKAKGNITNWKLYNSALKQRGSLTFWMDEKAIELWNNTERSGRRGRSQTYSDTAIATALMIKGVFKLPLRALESFINSLFRLLKVDLKSPDYSCISKRAKTVEVNYRLPSQGQAAHLVIDATGLKVFGEGEWKVRKHGAEKRRVWRKLHMAVDAQSHQIVSAEVSMDWVHDSEVLPTLLRPLRRKVKAVSADGAYDTRQSYQEVQRKKAVALIPPRKNAGMWEAGHPRNVAVKALKQGELENWKRDNAYHLRSLSETAMYRFKQLLSDKLSLRCYNAQVGEIMAGVCALNKMSRLGMPARQLAE